A genomic segment from Taeniopygia guttata chromosome 32, bTaeGut7.mat, whole genome shotgun sequence encodes:
- the MEPCE gene encoding 7SK snRNA methylphosphate capping enzyme → MRGGGAAQRAGAGRAAMAAAPEAFLVPPPPPPPPPPPAPAAAAPEPPRPRNGLRTAGGGGKRRSSCGAKQPAWKRRRRAASECGPVLPSEFLLGGNIFDPLNLNSLLDEEVSRALNARTPQSSPLPQRGRDPVEILVPRDITDPLSLNAPGDALRLASPAKSARRRHRHRGQQRNHAASSTAGTGSEEPGRPAEPAAPPCPAGRHRKRRRTCSKSDPPRPSEKPKPGGKAPQRPRRQARKFQYGNYCKYYGYRNPDVEDARLRALRPEWFAGKEVLDVGCNVGHLTLSIAKRWAPARVVGLDIDGRLIRSARQNIRHYLSEGLGADGEPSAAATGLRKGFPAALLASRGPIAAPQLPPDGPGAADFPHNVVFVTGNYVPEREEAVGAQRPEFDVVLLLSLTKWVQLNWGDEGLKRLFRRAFRHLRPGGILLLEPQPWESYRKRKGLTETTFRNYQRIRLRPEQFPAYLTSPEVGFERCELLGTPQHSAKGFQRPIYLFQKGQSDAP, encoded by the exons AtgcgcgggggcggcgcggcgcaGCGCGCAggcgcgggccgggccgccATGGCGGCGGCGCCTGAGGCCTTCCtggtgccgccgccgccgcctcctcctcctcctcctcctgctcccgccgccgccgcaccggagccgccgcggccccgcaaTGGCCTCCGCaccgcgggcggcggcgggaagCGGCGGAGCAGCTGCGGCGCCAAGCAGCCGGCGTGGaagcggcggcgccgcgcggcCTCGGAGTGCGGCCCGGTGCTGCCGTCCGAGTTCCTGCTCGGCGGGAACATCTTCGACCCCCTGAACCTCAACAGCCTGCTGGACGAGGAGGTGAGCCGCGCCCTGAACGCCCGCACCCCGCAGTCCTCCCCGCTGCCGCAGCGCGGCCGGGACCCGGTGGAGATCCTGGTGCCGAGGGACATCACGGACCCGCTGAGCCTGAACGCGCCGGGGGACGCGCTCCGCCTCGCCTCACCGGCAAAAAGCGcccggcggcggcaccggcaccgcggGCAGCAGCGCAACCACGCCGCCAGCAGCACCGCCGGCACCGGCAGCGAGGAGCCGGGCCGCCCCGCCGAGCCCGccgccccgccgtgccccgctGGCCGCCACCGCAAGCGCCGACGGACTTGCAGCAAATCCGACCCTCCTCGGCCCTCGGAAAAACCAAAACCCGGCGGCAAAGCCCCGCAGCGGCCGCGCCGCCAGGCGCGCAAGTTCCAGTACGGGAATTACTGCAAATATTACGGGTACCGCAACCCCGACGTGGAGGACGCGCGGCTCCGGGCGCTGCGGCCCGAGTGGTTCGCGGGGAAGGAGGTGCTGGACGTGGGCTGCAACGTGGGGCACCTCACCCTGAGCATCGCCAAGCGCTGGGCGCCCGCCAGGGTGGTGGGGCTGGACATTGACGGGCGGCTGATCCGCTCGGCGCGGCAGAACATCCGCCACTACCTCTCCGAGGGGCTGGGCGCGGACGGCGAGCCCTCCGCCGCCGCTACCGGGCTCAGGAAAGGCTTCCCCGCCGCGCTCCTCGCCAGCCGCGGGCCCATCGCCGCCCCGCAGCTGCCGCCCGACGGGCCCGGTGCAGCTGATTTCCCGCACAACGTGGTGTTCGTCACG GGGAACTACGTTCCGGAGCGGGAGGAGGCGGTGGGGGCGCAGCGCCCCGAGTTCGacgtggtgctgctgctgtcgcTGACCAAGTGGGTGCAGCTCAACTGGGGCGACGAGGGGCTGAAGCGGCTGTTCCGGAGGGCGTTCCGGCACCTGCGGCCCGGCGGgatcctgctgctggagccgcAGCCCTGGGAGTCCTACCGCAAGCGCAAGGGGCTCACG GAGACGACGTTCCGGAACTACCAGCGCATCCGCCTCCGCCCCGAGCAGTTCCCGGCGTACCTGACCTCGCCCGAGGTGGGCTTCGAGCGCTGCGAGCTGCTGGGGACCCCCCAGCACAGCGCCAAAG